Proteins encoded within one genomic window of [Enterobacter] lignolyticus SCF1:
- a CDS encoding HlyD family secretion protein: MKKLKYFSTLLVAALAIIAVWLVWNYYMQSPWTRDGKVRAEQVSVTPQVSGSIVELNVRDNQRVSAGDVLFRLDDTPYRIAVMTAQAQLAKAQTELAKARHEADRRQGLPKNFISAEDLDTVNIALQAAKANVEAANAALEHARWQQEQTVVKAPVDGWVTNMSTRPGDYAAVGHPVFALVDSHSFYVVGYFEETKLRHIGPGDKATIVLYSNNQTLQGHVSSIGRAINDQSVASDSNLVADIKPTIPWVRLAQRVPVRIEFETLPADLTLVSGTTCTVAIGGK; encoded by the coding sequence ATGAAAAAACTAAAATATTTCTCGACGCTGCTGGTCGCGGCCCTCGCCATTATCGCCGTCTGGCTGGTCTGGAACTACTACATGCAATCGCCGTGGACCCGTGACGGTAAGGTGCGCGCTGAGCAGGTGAGCGTCACGCCGCAGGTTTCCGGCAGCATTGTTGAGCTCAATGTCCGCGACAACCAGCGGGTCAGCGCGGGGGACGTGCTGTTTCGCCTTGATGACACGCCGTACCGCATTGCGGTGATGACCGCCCAGGCCCAGCTGGCCAAGGCGCAAACGGAGCTGGCGAAAGCCCGGCATGAGGCCGATCGCCGCCAGGGGCTGCCAAAAAACTTTATTTCCGCCGAGGACCTCGACACGGTCAATATTGCGCTGCAGGCAGCCAAAGCGAATGTGGAAGCGGCGAATGCGGCGCTGGAGCATGCCCGCTGGCAGCAGGAGCAGACGGTCGTGAAAGCGCCGGTCGACGGCTGGGTCACGAATATGTCGACCCGACCGGGAGACTACGCCGCCGTCGGTCATCCAGTATTTGCGCTCGTCGATAGCCATTCGTTTTACGTGGTCGGCTACTTTGAAGAGACCAAACTGCGGCATATCGGCCCCGGCGATAAGGCGACCATTGTGCTCTACAGTAACAACCAAACGTTACAGGGTCACGTATCCAGCATCGGTCGCGCCATCAACGATCAGAGTGTCGCCAGCGACAGTAATCTGGTTGCCGATATTAAGCCGACGATCCCCTGGGTACGCCTGGCGCAGCGCGTGCCGGTGCGCATTGAGTTCGAGACCCTGCCCGCCGACCTGACGCTGGTTTCCGGCACCACCTGCACCGTTGCCATCGGCGGCAAATAA
- a CDS encoding DUF1656 domain-containing protein: MKLMLTTSGLPLQDLIVGASIYFPPLFKAVMLGFLLWLMVHRALRDWMYAGDIWHPMLMDLSLFALSVCLSLVLIVEW, from the coding sequence GTGAAGCTGATGCTAACTACCTCTGGATTGCCCCTTCAGGATCTGATCGTCGGTGCGTCTATTTATTTTCCGCCCTTGTTTAAAGCGGTGATGCTGGGTTTTCTCCTCTGGCTTATGGTTCACCGTGCGCTGCGTGACTGGATGTATGCCGGCGATATCTGGCACCCCATGCTGATGGATTTGTCTCTGTTTGCGCTGTCTGTTTGCCTGTCTCTGGTTCTGATTGTCGAGTGGTAA
- the slyA gene encoding transcriptional regulator SlyA, whose amino-acid sequence MKLESPLGSDLARLVRIWRALIDHRLKPLELTQTHWVTLHNIHQLPPEQSQIQLAKAIGIEQPSLVRTLDQLEEKGLISRQTCANDRRAKRIKLTEKAEPLIDEMELVIRKTRGEILSGISAEELEMLLGLIRKLEQNIIELQSKD is encoded by the coding sequence ATGAAATTGGAATCGCCATTAGGTTCTGATCTGGCACGGTTAGTGCGCATTTGGCGTGCTCTGATTGACCATCGCCTGAAACCTCTGGAGTTAACGCAGACGCACTGGGTCACGCTGCATAATATTCATCAGCTGCCGCCCGAACAGTCGCAAATTCAACTGGCTAAAGCGATTGGCATCGAGCAGCCGTCACTGGTACGCACGCTCGATCAGCTGGAAGAAAAGGGGCTTATTTCTCGACAGACGTGCGCAAATGACCGCCGCGCCAAACGCATTAAGCTGACCGAGAAAGCAGAACCGCTCATTGATGAGATGGAACTGGTTATTCGAAAAACCCGGGGGGAAATTCTGTCCGGGATTTCTGCAGAAGAACTGGAGATGTTGCTCGGGTTAATCCGCAAACTGGAGCAAAATATCATCGAACTGCAGTCCAAAGACTGA
- a CDS encoding nucleobase:cation symporter-2 family protein, translating into MSDLKNTNSDLIFELEDKPPFHHAIVAAITHLLAIFVPMITPALIVGASLQLSTETITYLVSMVMIASGIGTWLQVNRYGCVGSGLLSIQSVNFSFVTVMIAIGSSMRQDGIDEDLILSSLLGVSFVGAFLVVGSSFILPYLRRIVTPTVTGVVVLMIGLSLIKVGIIDFGGGMAAKSSGTFGNYENIGLGLLVLIVVIGFNCCRNPLLRMGGIAIGLMVGYITALFLGMVDFSKLQNVPLVTIPAPFKYGFSFSFHNFLVVGTIYLLSVLESVGNITATAMVSNRPIEGEEYQSRLKGGVLADGIVSVIASALGSLPLTNFAQNNGVIQMTGVASRHVGRVIAVILVILGLFPAIGRFFTTIPSPVLGGAMTLMFSMIAIAGIRIIISNGFRRRETLIVATSLGLGLGVSYSPEIFQVLPPSLYVLVENPICAGGLTAIIMSILLPQDYRQEELLRASFNDTEQVDAPMIQPHHE; encoded by the coding sequence ATGTCCGATTTAAAAAACACAAATAGCGACCTTATTTTCGAATTAGAAGACAAGCCGCCCTTTCACCATGCGATCGTTGCGGCGATCACCCACTTACTGGCTATTTTTGTACCGATGATCACCCCCGCATTAATCGTCGGCGCCTCATTACAATTATCGACCGAAACGATAACGTATCTGGTCTCAATGGTTATGATTGCCTCGGGCATAGGTACCTGGCTGCAGGTCAACCGCTATGGCTGCGTGGGTTCCGGCCTGCTGTCGATTCAGTCGGTGAATTTTTCTTTTGTCACCGTGATGATCGCCATCGGCAGTAGTATGAGGCAGGATGGCATTGATGAAGATCTTATATTGTCATCACTGCTGGGCGTTTCATTTGTCGGCGCCTTTTTAGTGGTTGGATCGTCGTTCATTTTACCCTACCTGCGGCGCATCGTAACGCCGACGGTCACCGGCGTGGTCGTGCTGATGATCGGTCTGAGTTTGATTAAGGTTGGTATTATTGATTTTGGCGGCGGGATGGCCGCCAAAAGCAGCGGTACGTTCGGCAATTACGAAAATATCGGCTTAGGCCTGTTAGTGCTGATCGTCGTTATTGGCTTTAACTGCTGTCGCAATCCGCTTCTGCGAATGGGCGGCATCGCTATCGGGTTAATGGTCGGTTATATCACCGCGCTATTTCTCGGCATGGTGGATTTCAGCAAACTGCAAAACGTCCCGCTGGTGACGATTCCGGCGCCGTTTAAATACGGTTTCTCCTTCAGCTTTCACAACTTTTTAGTGGTCGGGACCATCTATCTTCTGAGCGTCCTGGAGTCCGTCGGCAACATCACCGCGACGGCCATGGTCTCGAACCGGCCAATTGAGGGCGAAGAGTACCAGTCGCGGCTAAAGGGCGGCGTGCTGGCGGACGGTATTGTGTCGGTTATCGCCTCGGCGCTCGGCTCGCTTCCCCTCACCAACTTCGCGCAGAACAACGGCGTCATCCAGATGACCGGCGTTGCATCACGCCATGTCGGACGGGTTATCGCCGTTATTCTGGTGATTCTTGGCTTATTCCCGGCGATAGGCCGCTTTTTTACCACCATCCCGTCTCCGGTACTGGGCGGCGCGATGACGCTGATGTTCTCCATGATCGCTATTGCGGGAATTCGCATCATCATCTCTAACGGATTTCGTCGCCGTGAGACCCTCATTGTCGCAACGTCCCTTGGGCTGGGTCTTGGGGTCTCCTACTCGCCGGAGATCTTTCAGGTGCTGCCGCCATCGCTGTACGTGCTGGTGGAAAACCCCATCTGCGCGGGGGGATTAACCGCCATCATAATGAGTATTCTGCTGCCGCAGGACTACCGACAAGAAGAGCTTCTGCGCGCTTCATTTAATGACACGGAGCAGGTTGACGCCCCCATGATTCAGCCACACCACGAATAG
- a CDS encoding sensor domain-containing diguanylate cyclase, translating to MPVPTLIPLRRLFFFLCICAVSIIALYSVSHVIVYHIPLTTTVLFPVMTIFLMVFHLMIAGFMVMKYLCDKSRLYHIAIACAFSGATLFMLGTLSSYPDWLTCSPAARINYNDALIYYFFRNVLMAVLFLAAVILFKYRKHNMHTRSNHIIILSVIVSFTLAMLVLSWFVSSHYEGINVAFIDNMTLAFTPLWQKATGGLLITMWLVTLIAMLIITRLRNIFWFSGCFFCVFYIFTLTILLLSPVGESNNWYQARMFETIATLFLIFVLLGDVFTLYKDSNNKYQNSYQNSIRDPMTQLYNRSYFYDSLTQTIARVTPQQPASVIVCDLDHFKRINDSYGHLQGDKVIQFVASILQDSVRENDLAARIGGEEFALLLVNTSSEEAYRVAERIRLIISEHDAQSSSGSFPEKITISMGVFTTTSAGLGVEVCVQRADEAMYQAKENGRNRVVTWQPER from the coding sequence ATGCCCGTACCTACTTTAATTCCGCTGCGCCGATTATTCTTTTTCTTGTGTATCTGTGCTGTATCTATCATCGCGCTGTACTCGGTTTCTCATGTCATCGTTTATCATATCCCACTGACAACCACCGTATTATTTCCGGTAATGACCATTTTTTTGATGGTTTTTCACCTCATGATCGCCGGGTTTATGGTGATGAAATATTTGTGTGATAAAAGCCGTCTGTACCATATCGCTATTGCCTGCGCCTTCTCCGGCGCTACGTTGTTCATGCTGGGGACCCTGAGCAGCTACCCCGACTGGCTGACCTGCTCGCCAGCCGCGCGAATTAACTATAACGATGCGTTGATCTATTACTTTTTTCGCAACGTTCTGATGGCAGTTCTGTTTTTAGCTGCCGTTATATTATTTAAGTATCGTAAGCATAATATGCATACGCGCAGTAATCATATTATTATATTATCCGTCATCGTTAGCTTTACGCTGGCTATGCTCGTGCTGTCCTGGTTTGTCTCCAGCCACTATGAGGGCATCAACGTAGCCTTTATCGATAATATGACGCTGGCATTTACTCCATTATGGCAAAAGGCCACCGGCGGCCTGCTGATTACAATGTGGCTGGTAACGCTTATCGCCATGCTGATAATAACCCGGTTGCGTAATATATTCTGGTTCAGCGGCTGCTTCTTCTGCGTGTTCTATATTTTTACTTTAACCATCCTGCTGCTGTCGCCTGTCGGCGAAAGCAATAACTGGTATCAGGCGCGAATGTTTGAAACTATCGCCACCCTGTTCCTGATTTTTGTGCTGCTGGGCGATGTCTTTACGCTCTATAAAGACTCAAACAACAAATATCAAAACTCGTATCAAAACTCGATTCGCGACCCGATGACCCAACTCTATAATCGCAGCTACTTCTATGACTCGCTGACCCAGACTATTGCCAGGGTCACGCCCCAGCAGCCTGCTTCGGTGATTGTCTGCGATCTGGACCACTTCAAGCGGATCAACGACAGCTACGGCCACCTGCAGGGTGACAAAGTTATCCAGTTTGTCGCCAGCATATTGCAAGACTCCGTTCGCGAAAACGATCTTGCGGCGCGTATCGGCGGGGAGGAGTTCGCGCTGCTGCTGGTTAATACATCATCGGAAGAGGCATACCGCGTTGCCGAGCGGATTCGGCTTATCATCAGCGAACACGACGCACAAAGCAGCAGCGGCAGCTTCCCGGAAAAAATCACCATCAGTATGGGGGTTTTTACGACCACCAGCGCCGGGCTGGGTGTCGAGGTCTGCGTGCAGCGCGCCGACGAAGCGATGTATCAGGCAAAGGAAAACGGACGCAACCGGGTTGTCACCTGGCAGCCTGAGCGCTAG
- the slyB gene encoding outer membrane lipoprotein SlyB — protein sequence MMLRVLAVSMIGLSLAGCVSSSGLSGDVYSASEAKQVQNVAYGTIVHVRPVQIQGGDNSNVVGAIGGAVLGGFLGNTIGGGTGRDLATAAGAVAGGVAGQGVQSAMNKTQGVELEIRKDDGNTIMVVQKQGDTQFSVGQRVVMASNGSQVTVSPR from the coding sequence ATGATGTTACGTGTATTGGCCGTCTCAATGATTGGTTTAAGCCTCGCAGGCTGTGTCAGCAGCAGCGGCTTGTCCGGGGATGTGTATTCCGCCTCCGAAGCGAAACAGGTCCAGAATGTCGCCTACGGCACAATCGTCCATGTACGTCCGGTACAAATTCAGGGTGGTGATAACTCTAACGTTGTCGGCGCCATTGGCGGCGCAGTTCTTGGCGGTTTCCTGGGCAATACGATCGGCGGCGGCACAGGTCGTGATTTAGCGACAGCCGCGGGCGCCGTTGCTGGCGGCGTCGCCGGCCAGGGCGTACAGAGCGCAATGAACAAAACGCAGGGTGTTGAGCTGGAAATTCGTAAAGATGACGGCAACACCATTATGGTTGTGCAGAAACAGGGGGATACCCAGTTCTCCGTAGGTCAACGCGTTGTGATGGCCAGCAACGGTAGCCAGGTAACGGTTTCTCCGCGCTAA
- the anmK gene encoding anhydro-N-acetylmuramic acid kinase: protein MKSGRYIGVMSGTSLDGVDVVLAAIDDTMVAQQASLSFPIPIAIKEAILAICQGQQLTLSQLGQLDTRLGRLFADAVLALMAQERLAAHDVIAVGCHGQTVWHEPTGEAPHTMQIGDNNVIAARTGITVVGDFRRRDIALGGQGAPLVPAFHHALLAHPTERRVVLNIGGIANLSLLFPGQPVRGHDTGPGNMLMDAWIWRQCGKPYDKDAEWGSSGKVILPLLQSMLSDPWFSLPAPKSTGREYFNYGWLERHLAHYPGLAPHDVMATLVELTAVTISEQVLLSGGCERLLVCGGGSRNPLLMARLAGQLAGTEVATTDAWGVSGDDMEALAFAWLAWRTLAGLPGNLPSVTGASDATVLGAIFPANGQRPGIN from the coding sequence ATGAAGTCGGGTCGTTATATTGGCGTCATGTCAGGCACCAGCCTTGACGGGGTGGATGTGGTTCTCGCGGCGATCGATGACACGATGGTGGCGCAGCAGGCCAGCCTGTCATTTCCGATTCCGATAGCCATAAAAGAAGCGATTCTGGCGATCTGCCAGGGCCAGCAGCTGACATTATCGCAGCTGGGGCAGCTCGATACCCGACTGGGACGCCTGTTTGCCGATGCCGTGCTGGCGCTGATGGCGCAGGAGCGTCTTGCCGCCCACGACGTGATCGCAGTGGGTTGTCATGGGCAAACCGTCTGGCATGAGCCCACCGGCGAGGCGCCGCATACGATGCAAATCGGCGACAACAACGTCATTGCGGCCCGTACCGGTATTACGGTCGTCGGCGATTTTCGCCGCCGCGATATCGCGCTGGGCGGCCAGGGCGCGCCGCTGGTACCCGCCTTCCATCACGCGCTGCTGGCGCATCCGACGGAGCGTCGGGTGGTGCTGAATATTGGCGGCATCGCCAACCTGTCGCTGTTGTTTCCCGGGCAGCCGGTGCGAGGACACGATACCGGCCCCGGCAATATGCTGATGGACGCCTGGATCTGGCGGCAGTGCGGTAAACCGTATGATAAAGATGCGGAATGGGGCAGCTCCGGCAAGGTGATCCTGCCGCTGCTGCAGTCAATGCTCAGCGACCCTTGGTTTTCGCTGCCCGCGCCCAAAAGCACCGGGCGAGAATATTTCAATTACGGCTGGCTGGAGCGTCATCTGGCGCACTATCCAGGGCTGGCGCCGCATGATGTTATGGCGACGCTGGTGGAATTAACCGCGGTGACCATCAGCGAGCAGGTGCTGCTCAGCGGCGGCTGCGAACGGCTGCTGGTCTGCGGCGGCGGGAGCCGCAATCCGCTGCTGATGGCGCGCCTGGCGGGGCAGCTTGCCGGCACCGAAGTGGCAACCACCGATGCCTGGGGCGTCAGCGGCGACGATATGGAAGCGCTGGCGTTTGCCTGGCTTGCCTGGCGGACGCTCGCCGGACTGCCGGGAAATCTCCCTTCGGTGACCGGCGCCAGCGACGCGACGGTACTTGGCGCTATTTTTCCCGCCAACGGACAAAGACCAGGAATTAACTGA
- the mliC gene encoding C-type lysozyme inhibitor: MLMKKLLLAVVPFMLAGCSYYNQFVERMQTNKLEYQCDEKPLTVNLNNTRQQVSFIYDNKLLNLTQGISASGTRYTDGIYVFWSKGNEATVYKRDRIVLNNCQLQTPKR; encoded by the coding sequence ATGCTAATGAAAAAATTACTTCTCGCTGTTGTCCCCTTTATGCTCGCCGGGTGTAGCTACTACAACCAGTTTGTCGAGCGGATGCAAACCAATAAGCTGGAATACCAGTGCGATGAAAAACCGCTGACCGTTAATCTCAACAATACGCGCCAGCAGGTGAGTTTCATTTACGATAACAAGCTCCTGAACCTGACCCAGGGGATCTCCGCCTCCGGAACGCGTTATACCGACGGCATCTACGTCTTCTGGTCGAAAGGCAACGAAGCGACGGTGTACAAGCGTGACCGTATCGTCCTGAATAACTGCCAGTTACAAACCCCGAAGCGTTGA
- the pdxH gene encoding pyridoxamine 5'-phosphate oxidase, with protein MSDNDDLQQIAHLRREYTRGGLRRRDLPAEPLALFERWLGQACEAKLPDPTAMVVATVDENGQPWQRIVLLKQYDEKGLVFFTNLGSRKAHQIEKNPHVSLLFPWHMLERQVMVVGKAERLSTLEEVKYIRSRPRDSQIAAWVSKQSSRISARGILESKFLELKQKFQQGEVPLPSFWGGFRITIEQMEFWQGGEHRLHDRFLYQRDNGAWKIDRLAP; from the coding sequence ATGTCTGATAACGACGATCTGCAGCAAATCGCGCATCTGCGCCGTGAATATACCCGTGGCGGTCTTCGCCGCCGCGATCTTCCCGCTGAACCTCTGGCTCTGTTTGAACGCTGGTTGGGTCAGGCCTGCGAGGCAAAACTTCCCGATCCAACCGCGATGGTCGTAGCGACTGTCGACGAAAACGGACAACCCTGGCAGCGCATTGTGTTGCTCAAGCAATATGATGAAAAAGGCCTGGTTTTTTTCACCAACCTTGGTAGCCGCAAGGCGCACCAGATCGAGAAAAACCCGCATGTTAGCCTGCTTTTCCCCTGGCATATGCTGGAGCGACAGGTCATGGTGGTCGGCAAAGCCGAGCGCTTGTCCACGCTGGAAGAGGTCAAATACATCCGTAGTCGCCCCCGCGACAGCCAGATAGCCGCATGGGTTTCAAAGCAATCAAGCCGTATCTCCGCCCGCGGGATCCTTGAGAGCAAATTCCTCGAACTGAAACAGAAATTCCAGCAGGGCGAAGTTCCGCTGCCGAGCTTTTGGGGCGGTTTTCGCATCACTATCGAGCAGATGGAGTTCTGGCAGGGGGGCGAACACCGCCTGCACGATCGATTTTTATACCAGCGCGACAACGGCGCGTGGAAAATCGATCGACTCGCGCCTTAA
- the tyrS gene encoding tyrosine--tRNA ligase, producing MASSNLIKQLQERGLVAQVTDEEALAERLAQGPIALYCGFDPTADSLHLGHLVPLLCLKRFQQAGHKPVALVGGATGLIGDPSFKAAERKLNTEDTVQEWVDKIRKQVAPFLDFDCGDNSAIAANNYDWFGGMNVLTFLRDIGKHFSVNQMINKEAVKQRLNRDDQGISFTEFSYNLLQGYDFACLNKLHGVALQIGGSDQWGNITSGIDLTRRLHQNQVFGLTVPLITKADGTKFGKTEGGAVWLDPKKTSPYKFYQFWINTADADVYRFLKFFTFMDIEEINALEEEDKNSGKAPRAQYVLADQVTRLVHGEEGLAAAKRITESLFNGTLSSLSEADFEQLAQDGVPMVEMEKGADLMQALVDSELQPSRGQARKTIASNAITINGEKQSDPEYAFVDGDRLYGRYTLLRRGKKNYCLICWK from the coding sequence ATGGCAAGCAGTAACTTGATTAAACAATTGCAAGAGCGGGGCCTCGTGGCTCAGGTGACGGACGAGGAAGCGTTAGCAGAGCGACTGGCGCAAGGCCCGATCGCGCTCTATTGCGGCTTCGATCCCACCGCTGACAGCTTGCATTTGGGGCATCTTGTTCCCTTGTTATGCCTCAAACGCTTCCAGCAGGCAGGCCATAAGCCTGTAGCGCTGGTAGGCGGCGCGACCGGTCTGATTGGCGACCCAAGCTTTAAGGCCGCGGAGCGTAAGCTGAACACCGAAGATACCGTCCAGGAATGGGTAGATAAAATTCGCAAACAGGTGGCGCCGTTCCTCGATTTCGACTGCGGTGATAACTCCGCCATTGCGGCGAACAACTACGACTGGTTTGGCGGCATGAACGTGCTAACCTTCCTGCGCGATATCGGTAAACATTTTTCCGTTAACCAGATGATCAACAAAGAAGCGGTGAAGCAGCGTCTGAACCGCGACGACCAGGGCATCTCGTTTACCGAATTCTCCTACAACCTGCTGCAGGGCTACGATTTCGCCTGCCTGAACAAGCTGCACGGCGTCGCGCTGCAGATTGGCGGCTCCGATCAGTGGGGGAATATTACCTCCGGTATCGACCTGACCCGTCGTCTGCACCAGAACCAGGTCTTCGGTCTGACCGTGCCGCTGATCACGAAAGCGGACGGCACCAAATTCGGTAAGACCGAAGGCGGCGCGGTATGGCTGGATCCGAAAAAGACCAGTCCGTACAAGTTCTACCAGTTCTGGATCAACACCGCGGATGCCGATGTGTACCGCTTCCTGAAGTTCTTTACCTTCATGGACATTGAAGAGATCAATGCGCTGGAAGAAGAGGACAAAAACAGCGGTAAAGCGCCGCGCGCGCAGTACGTGCTGGCCGATCAGGTTACCCGTCTGGTTCACGGCGAAGAAGGCCTGGCGGCGGCGAAACGCATCACTGAAAGCCTGTTCAACGGCACCCTGAGCTCGCTCAGCGAAGCTGACTTTGAGCAGCTGGCGCAGGACGGCGTACCGATGGTCGAGATGGAAAAGGGCGCTGACCTGATGCAGGCGCTGGTCGATTCCGAGCTGCAGCCTTCCCGCGGTCAGGCGCGCAAAACCATTGCGTCTAACGCCATCACCATTAACGGTGAAAAGCAGTCCGATCCGGAATACGCCTTCGTTGACGGCGATCGTCTGTATGGCCGCTATACGCTGCTGCGCCGCGGTAAGAAAAACTACTGCCTCATCTGCTGGAAGTAA
- the pdxY gene encoding pyridoxal kinase PdxY, whose amino-acid sequence MKNILAIQSHVVFGHAGNSAAEFPMRRLGANVWPLNTVQFSNHTQYGKWTGCVMPPAHLTEIVQGIADIDKLKSCDAVLSGYLGSAEQGEHILGIVRQVKAANPQAKYFCDPVMGHPEKGCIVAPGVAEFHVRHALPASDIIVPNLIELEILCGHAVNSVEEAVAAARELIAQGPEIVLVKHLARAGRSAQRFEMLLVTAREAWHISRPLVDFGVRQPVGVGDVTSGLLLVKLLQGASLRDALEHVTAAVYEIMEATHRMGEYELQVVAAQDRIAQPEYAFSATAL is encoded by the coding sequence ATGAAGAACATCCTCGCTATCCAGTCTCATGTTGTTTTTGGCCATGCCGGCAACAGCGCCGCGGAGTTTCCGATGCGCCGCCTGGGCGCTAACGTCTGGCCGCTGAACACCGTTCAGTTTTCCAACCACACGCAGTATGGCAAATGGACCGGCTGCGTGATGCCTCCGGCGCATCTGACCGAAATTGTTCAGGGGATTGCGGATATCGATAAGCTGAAAAGCTGCGATGCCGTACTGAGCGGCTATCTGGGATCTGCCGAGCAGGGCGAACATATTCTTGGCATCGTTCGTCAGGTGAAAGCGGCGAATCCGCAGGCGAAATATTTCTGTGACCCGGTGATGGGACACCCTGAAAAAGGCTGCATCGTGGCGCCGGGCGTTGCGGAGTTTCACGTCCGTCATGCGCTGCCGGCGAGCGACATTATCGTGCCGAACCTGATTGAGCTTGAGATCCTCTGCGGCCATGCGGTGAACAGCGTGGAAGAGGCGGTGGCTGCGGCCCGCGAGCTTATCGCCCAGGGGCCGGAAATCGTGCTGGTTAAGCATCTGGCCCGCGCCGGACGCAGCGCGCAGCGCTTTGAAATGCTGCTGGTGACTGCCCGCGAAGCGTGGCATATCAGCCGCCCGCTGGTTGATTTTGGCGTGCGTCAGCCGGTTGGCGTCGGTGACGTTACCAGTGGACTGCTGCTGGTTAAGCTGCTGCAGGGGGCATCGCTGCGTGATGCGCTGGAGCACGTCACCGCGGCGGTTTATGAAATTATGGAGGCGACGCACCGGATGGGTGAATACGAGCTTCAGGTGGTTGCTGCGCAGGACAGAATTGCGCAGCCGGAGTATGCCTTCAGCGCAACGGCGCTGTAA
- the gstA gene encoding glutathione transferase GstA yields the protein MKLFYKPGACSLASHITLRESGLDFSLTGVDLAKKQLENGDDFLKVNPKGQVPALLLDDNTLLTEGVAIMQYIADTKADRQLLAPTGSIARYRTLEWLNYVATELHKGFTPLFRPDTPEDYKPTARALLEKKLQYVNESLQNVEWVSGPRFTIADAYLFTVLRWARAVKLDMSALKNIEAYMARVAARPAVKAALAAEGLN from the coding sequence ATGAAATTGTTCTACAAACCCGGCGCGTGCTCTCTTGCTTCCCATATCACCCTGCGTGAGAGCGGGCTCGACTTCTCACTTACCGGTGTTGATCTTGCCAAAAAACAGCTGGAAAACGGCGACGATTTCCTGAAAGTAAACCCGAAAGGCCAGGTTCCCGCCCTGCTTCTGGACGACAATACGCTGCTGACCGAAGGCGTCGCCATCATGCAGTATATCGCCGACACGAAAGCGGACCGTCAGCTGCTGGCGCCCACGGGCAGCATCGCGCGCTACAGAACCCTGGAGTGGCTGAACTACGTGGCCACCGAGCTGCATAAAGGCTTCACCCCGCTGTTCCGTCCGGACACCCCGGAAGATTACAAGCCGACCGCGCGGGCGCTGCTGGAAAAGAAACTGCAGTACGTGAATGAATCCCTGCAGAATGTGGAATGGGTAAGCGGCCCGCGGTTTACTATCGCCGACGCCTATCTTTTCACCGTGCTGCGCTGGGCTCGCGCCGTGAAGCTGGATATGAGCGCGCTGAAAAATATTGAAGCCTACATGGCGCGCGTAGCGGCGCGTCCGGCCGTGAAGGCGGCGCTTGCCGCGGAAGGTCTGAACTAA